The stretch of DNA AGTAAATACAATCAAGCAAGTTCATGCAAACTTAAATCCTGATTTGGTGATCATCGGCTTATTGCGTGTGATGTTTGATCCCCGCATGACTTTGCAACAACAGGTTTCCGACCAACTGCTTGAGCACTTTGGCGATAAAGTATTTAAGAGCATTATTCCCCGCAACGTCCGCCTAGCCGAAGCTCCATCCTACGGGCTTCCTGGGGTGGCGTTTGATAGATCATCGCGTGGCTCAAAAGCTTATTTAGAGTTTGGCGCCGAGATGATTGAGCGCATTAAGCAAATGTAAATCCTAGGAACAATAAAAATATCATGGTTGCAATTAAGAAAAAAGGTTTGGGTCGTGGCTTAGAGGCACTCCTCGGCGATAAAGCACAAAAAGAAACCACGGGTGAAATTAATCGTTTGCCATTAAGCGCATTACAGGCAGGTAAATATCAACCGCGTCAAAAAATGGAAGCGGGTGCATTACAAGAGTTGGCTGAAAGCATTCGCGAGCAAGGCGTGATGCAACCCCTGTTAGTTCGCTTAGTTGCACCCGGAAAATACGAAATTATTGCCGGCGAGCGCCGCTTTCGTGCGGCAACTTTGGCTGGTCTACAGGAGGTGCCTGTATTAGTTTCTGGCGCCAATGACCAAGCTGCTGCTGCAATGGCTTTAGTTGAGAATATGCAGCGTGAAGATCTGAATCCGCTAGAGGAGTCTCAGGGCCTGGCTAGGCTGATTGAAGAGTTTGGTTTTACGCATGAGCAAGCGGCAAAAGCGGTAGGCAAGTCACGTAGTGCCGTTACTAATTTATTACGTTTAAATCAGCTGGCAAAACCAGTACAAGCCATGCTCTTGGCAGGCGATATTGATATGGGCCATGCCCGCGCCCTATTGCCTTTGCCTGGAGCAAGCCAAGTCGCTTTGGCACAAAAAATTGCGGCTCAAGGTCTTTCGGTGCGAGAGGCTGAGAGAATGGCTGCTGCCCTAGCGCTCGCCGGCGGTCAAATTGGGGACAAAAAAGCCAAAACCACGGTGGCAGGGCTTGCACCAAGTCGCGATCCTGACATGCGCCGCTTGACACAAGAAATCGCAGATTTGATAGGTTTAAGTGCGGAATTTAAGTTCAAGGGCAAGGGCGGTGAGTTAAAAATACGTTTTAGCCAATTTGATGAGCTAGATTCCCTGTTAAAAAAGTTGGGTATTCGGGCAGATTAAGAGGGTCCTAATCTGCTTCGAGAAATGAATTTTATGAATAAAGAACTGCCAATTTCCAAGCATCCGTGGGATGAAATCGACGATGACTCCTATAAAGCCCTGAGTAAAGAGGAAATGGAGTTATTGCGTAAGGCAAAGCCGCACAATTTTAAGTTGATCAATTCATGGTGGATCGTCTTAAGTC from Polynucleobacter duraquae encodes:
- a CDS encoding ParB/RepB/Spo0J family partition protein, which translates into the protein MVAIKKKGLGRGLEALLGDKAQKETTGEINRLPLSALQAGKYQPRQKMEAGALQELAESIREQGVMQPLLVRLVAPGKYEIIAGERRFRAATLAGLQEVPVLVSGANDQAAAAMALVENMQREDLNPLEESQGLARLIEEFGFTHEQAAKAVGKSRSAVTNLLRLNQLAKPVQAMLLAGDIDMGHARALLPLPGASQVALAQKIAAQGLSVREAERMAAALALAGGQIGDKKAKTTVAGLAPSRDPDMRRLTQEIADLIGLSAEFKFKGKGGELKIRFSQFDELDSLLKKLGIRAD